A genomic region of Leptotrichia massiliensis contains the following coding sequences:
- a CDS encoding DapH/DapD/GlmU-related protein — MEKSFYELWKLGINLIKTKIFFPKARLIRFPFDIRGKKYIKYGKNFTTGVGCRIEAYNFNNRISDGKNPQLIIGNNVQINDYVHLSCAESVIIEDNVLIASKVYVSDLNHGNYSSLKNPEHSCPDEIVKERKIFTKPVKICQNAWLGENVAVLSGVTIGKNSIIGANSVVSKNIPENCIAVGNPAKVIKKYNFETKKWEKI; from the coding sequence ATGGAAAAATCATTTTATGAGTTGTGGAAATTGGGAATTAATTTGATTAAAACAAAAATATTTTTTCCAAAAGCTAGACTAATTCGTTTCCCATTCGATATAAGGGGAAAAAAGTATATAAAATATGGAAAAAATTTTACTACTGGTGTTGGATGTCGAATAGAGGCTTATAATTTTAATAATAGAATTTCAGATGGAAAAAATCCTCAATTAATTATTGGAAATAATGTTCAAATTAATGACTATGTTCACTTATCTTGTGCAGAGTCAGTTATTATAGAAGATAACGTATTAATTGCTAGTAAAGTTTATGTTTCTGATTTGAATCATGGAAATTATTCTTCGTTAAAGAACCCTGAACATTCATGTCCTGATGAAATTGTAAAAGAGAGAAAAATTTTTACAAAACCAGTAAAAATTTGTCAAAATGCTTGGTTGGGAGAAAATGTTGCAGTTTTATCGGGAGTAACTATTGGAAAAAATTCTATAATTGGTGCAAATTCTGTTGTTTCTAAAAATATCCCAGAAAATTGTATTGCTGTTGGAAATCCTGCAAAAGTAATAAAAAAATATAATTTTGAAACAAAAAAATGGGAAAAAATATAA
- a CDS encoding glycosyltransferase family 4 protein → MKKISLELQWAVGKKTGVGWYIFNIVKGLVQNNKNDYTAEFINFMNRHNVKEQINYDVKIKQNKFIPYKVYDILTQKLKISHNFLLGTKSDIYHFFNFTIPKNIKGKVIITIYDTVFFSAPETMGDMKAISEYKYAAERSDLIITISESAKSDIIKHFNVDEKKIQIVTPGIDLQKYSYNYTDIELENVRKKYDLPQNYILYLGTIEPRKNIERIVKAFKNYKKEVKDDLKLVIVGNKGWKYENIMKLIESMGTDIIITGYIDEEDKIPIYKLAQFFAFPSLYEGFGMPVLEAMAAGVPVVTSNVSSLPEVAGDAAILVDPLSEDEIFEAYKKIRNDSNYREEMILKGYEQAKKYQWKNSVEVLEKVYEKM, encoded by the coding sequence ATGAAAAAAATATCGTTAGAATTACAATGGGCTGTCGGGAAAAAAACAGGAGTAGGATGGTATATTTTTAACATTGTAAAAGGATTGGTTCAAAATAATAAAAATGACTATACAGCTGAATTTATAAATTTTATGAATAGACATAATGTAAAAGAGCAAATAAATTATGATGTTAAAATAAAACAAAATAAATTTATTCCATACAAAGTTTATGATATTTTAACTCAAAAGTTAAAAATAAGTCATAATTTTTTGTTGGGAACAAAGTCAGATATATATCATTTTTTTAATTTTACTATTCCAAAAAATATAAAAGGTAAGGTAATAATTACAATTTATGATACTGTATTTTTTTCAGCTCCAGAAACTATGGGTGATATGAAAGCTATTAGTGAATATAAATATGCTGCTGAGAGATCAGATTTGATTATAACTATTTCAGAAAGTGCAAAATCGGACATTATTAAACACTTTAATGTAGATGAGAAAAAAATACAGATTGTAACACCAGGGATTGACTTACAGAAATATTCATATAATTATACTGATATAGAACTTGAAAATGTCAGAAAAAAATACGATTTACCTCAAAATTACATTTTATATTTAGGAACAATAGAACCACGAAAAAATATCGAAAGAATTGTCAAAGCTTTTAAAAACTATAAAAAAGAAGTTAAAGATGATTTAAAACTTGTAATTGTAGGAAACAAAGGATGGAAATATGAGAATATTATGAAATTAATAGAGTCAATGGGGACAGATATTATAATTACAGGATATATTGATGAAGAGGATAAAATACCTATTTATAAACTTGCACAGTTTTTTGCATTCCCTTCATTGTATGAAGGGTTTGGAATGCCAGTTCTGGAAGCTATGGCGGCAGGAGTGCCTGTGGTCACTTCCAATGTGTCGTCTTTACCTGAAGTTGCAGGAGATGCCGCAATTTTAGTTGATCCTTTAAGTGAAGATGAAATTTTTGAAGCATATAAAAAAATACGGAATGACAGTAATTATAGAGAAGAAATGATACTAAAAGGATATGAACAGGCTAAAAAATATCAGTGGAAAAATTCTGTAGAAGTTCTCGAAAAAGTTTATGAAAAAATGTAA
- a CDS encoding glycosyltransferase family 4 protein — translation MILFQAQSLGENIEKYYIFFDDENVEFNWNGINCIGIKKNKFRFISLNKLINRKFKNKKYIIHSHNYLMSFFLLKKTDIFTVHDGLYYQSNAVNHKLQNLFKYIEKKVYKKSKLVHFISKFSKEKSLYEGKNFKIIYNTTPFEQVIKKDIPEDNWKTDKIKIFTVRSIEERADIDLLIELAKRNYDIKIAGKGPLLEKYREEIKQNRLENIELLGYVPDEEVGKYYESTDLVTVLAKYGEGFGLPIIEGYLYNKPVFASDVCAIPEIIINKDFLVKNNVEDLESKIEKYYEAIPGYNFKKYYEENFSYDKILKKYRQMYDKFC, via the coding sequence GTGATTTTATTTCAGGCTCAATCCTTAGGAGAAAATATAGAAAAATATTATATTTTTTTTGATGATGAAAATGTCGAATTTAACTGGAATGGAATAAATTGCATTGGAATAAAGAAAAATAAATTCAGATTTATCAGTTTGAATAAATTAATAAATAGAAAGTTTAAAAATAAAAAATATATTATACATTCTCATAATTATCTTATGAGCTTTTTTCTTTTAAAAAAAACAGATATTTTCACAGTACATGATGGACTTTATTACCAATCTAATGCAGTAAATCATAAATTACAAAATTTATTTAAATATATCGAGAAGAAAGTTTATAAAAAATCGAAACTAGTACATTTTATTTCAAAATTTTCAAAAGAAAAATCTTTATATGAAGGAAAAAATTTTAAAATTATATATAATACGACTCCTTTTGAACAGGTTATTAAAAAAGATATACCAGAAGATAACTGGAAAACAGATAAAATTAAAATTTTTACTGTCCGAAGCATTGAAGAGAGAGCAGATATTGATTTATTAATAGAATTAGCAAAAAGAAATTATGATATTAAAATAGCCGGTAAAGGGCCGTTATTAGAAAAATACAGGGAAGAAATAAAACAGAATCGCCTGGAAAATATCGAATTGCTGGGATATGTTCCAGATGAAGAAGTTGGAAAATATTATGAAAGCACTGATTTGGTGACAGTTTTAGCAAAATATGGTGAAGGGTTTGGATTACCAATAATAGAAGGATATCTTTATAATAAACCGGTTTTTGCTTCAGATGTCTGTGCTATTCCGGAAATTATAATAAATAAGGATTTTTTAGTAAAAAATAATGTTGAAGATTTAGAAAGTAAAATAGAAAAGTATTATGAAGCAATTCCAGGTTATAATTTTAAAAAATATTATGAAGAAAACTTTTCTTATGATAAAATATTAAAAAAATATAGACAAATGTATGATAAATTTTGTTAA
- a CDS encoding glycosyltransferase, with the protein MDKKTIIISAINFSEGGPLTIYKECLKYLEENFLEEYRIIALVHDRNLFSEYESKIEFIEFKDSKKSYLKRMYYEYFYFKKLSEKLKPYLWLSLHDMTPNVTADKRVVYCHNPMMFYKMTKEERKKSFKLFLFSKFYKYIYKINIKKNNYVIVQQDWIRKEFKKAFGIENVIVAHPEVNLEDLKLDTDLEVEKNSFIYPSFPRVFKNFEVICKAAEILESKNIKNFKAYLTIDGSENIYSKEITEKYSKLECIKFIGLQSRENLMKYYNKIETVIFPSKIETWGLPITEAKEFKKKLILADLPYAHETLGNYQNVFFFNPDSAEELAAKMESVITEKNINFDGNICKNIEQPYCNNWKKLFEIVLKK; encoded by the coding sequence ATGGATAAAAAAACAATAATAATTTCCGCTATCAATTTCAGTGAAGGCGGACCCTTAACAATTTACAAAGAATGCTTAAAATATCTTGAAGAAAACTTCCTGGAAGAATATAGAATAATAGCATTAGTTCACGACAGAAATTTATTTTCAGAGTATGAATCAAAAATAGAATTTATAGAATTTAAAGACTCTAAAAAAAGTTACTTAAAAAGAATGTATTATGAGTATTTTTATTTTAAGAAACTTTCGGAAAAATTGAAGCCTTATTTATGGCTTTCATTACATGACATGACACCGAATGTAACAGCTGATAAAAGAGTTGTTTACTGTCACAATCCGATGATGTTTTATAAAATGACAAAAGAAGAAAGAAAAAAATCATTTAAATTATTTCTTTTTTCAAAATTTTATAAATACATTTATAAAATAAATATAAAGAAAAATAATTATGTTATTGTTCAGCAGGACTGGATAAGAAAAGAATTTAAGAAAGCTTTTGGAATAGAAAATGTTATTGTTGCACATCCTGAGGTTAATCTGGAAGATTTAAAGCTAGACACAGATCTGGAAGTAGAAAAAAATAGTTTCATTTATCCCAGCTTTCCAAGAGTTTTTAAAAATTTTGAGGTGATTTGTAAAGCTGCTGAAATTCTGGAGAGTAAAAATATTAAAAATTTCAAGGCTTATTTGACAATAGATGGCAGTGAAAATATTTATTCAAAAGAAATAACTGAAAAATATAGTAAACTGGAATGTATTAAATTTATTGGACTTCAGTCAAGAGAAAATTTAATGAAGTATTACAATAAGATAGAAACAGTTATATTTCCTTCTAAAATTGAGACGTGGGGATTACCGATTACTGAGGCAAAAGAGTTCAAGAAAAAGCTGATTTTGGCTGATTTGCCCTATGCACATGAAACATTGGGAAATTATCAAAATGTTTTTTTCTTTAATCCTGATTCAGCTGAAGAACTAGCTGCAAAAATGGAATCAGTTATTACAGAAAAAAATATTAATTTTGATGGGAATATCTGTAAAAATATAGAACAGCCTTACTGTAATAACTGGAAAAAACTTTTTGAGATAGTTTTAAAAAAGTAA
- a CDS encoding glycosyltransferase family 2 protein — protein MGNINLIMPMAGGGTRFKKEGIEIPKPLIELNGKPFFFWATQSIVKFAKIDDLIFIVLKEHVEKYKIDREILKYYPNAKLKIIDQVLNGAVLTCLRGIELINNENPVLFNDCDHSFLCETFYDFILKSKDDADGAILTFTSNDPRFSYIEINDLGNVTKTMEKKVISNKAICGAYYFKNKNIFKKSAQKYLDDCNYNEYFISGVYNIMIKENMKIKYFLTDLHISFGTPEEYKEVQNYNLKEFM, from the coding sequence ATGGGAAATATAAATTTAATAATGCCCATGGCTGGTGGGGGAACAAGATTTAAAAAAGAAGGGATTGAGATTCCTAAACCTTTAATTGAATTGAATGGGAAACCTTTCTTTTTTTGGGCGACTCAGTCAATTGTAAAGTTTGCTAAAATTGACGACCTTATCTTTATTGTGTTAAAAGAGCATGTTGAGAAATATAAAATAGATAGGGAAATTTTAAAATATTATCCAAATGCTAAGTTGAAAATTATTGATCAAGTTTTAAATGGAGCAGTCTTAACATGTCTTAGAGGAATAGAATTGATTAATAATGAAAATCCAGTTTTATTTAATGATTGTGATCACAGTTTTTTGTGTGAAACTTTTTATGATTTTATTTTAAAAAGTAAGGATGATGCTGATGGAGCAATTTTAACATTTACATCTAATGATCCAAGATTCAGCTATATTGAGATAAATGATTTAGGAAATGTCACTAAAACAATGGAAAAAAAAGTTATAAGCAATAAAGCGATTTGTGGAGCATATTATTTTAAAAATAAAAATATATTTAAAAAATCTGCACAAAAATATTTGGATGATTGTAATTATAATGAATATTTCATTAGTGGAGTATATAATATTATGATTAAAGAAAATATGAAAATAAAATATTTTTTGACAGATTTACATATATCTTTTGGAACACCTGAAGAATATAAAGAAGTACAAAATTATAATCTTAAAGAATTTATGTAA
- a CDS encoding HAD family hydrolase → MKNKGTLVVDLDGTICPIKKADERYEDLKPYDNIVKKLKEYKKEGFKILIFTARQMRTHGGNLGLINVHTSRMTMDWLDKWDIPYDEIIFGKPWPGKGGFYIDDRAIRPDEFLKYNEEELNKMLDNARERID, encoded by the coding sequence ATGAAAAATAAAGGCACTTTAGTGGTAGATTTAGATGGAACAATTTGTCCTATAAAAAAAGCAGATGAAAGATATGAAGATTTGAAACCTTATGATAATATTGTAAAAAAATTAAAAGAATACAAAAAAGAAGGATTTAAAATATTAATATTTACAGCAAGACAAATGAGAACTCATGGAGGAAATTTAGGATTAATCAATGTTCATACGTCAAGAATGACAATGGACTGGCTAGATAAATGGGATATTCCTTATGATGAAATAATTTTTGGAAAACCATGGCCAGGAAAAGGTGGTTTTTACATTGATGATAGAGCAATAAGACCTGATGAATTTTTGAAATATAATGAAGAAGAATTGAATAAAATGTTAGATAACGCAAGAGAAAGAATAGATTAA
- a CDS encoding lysylphosphatidylglycerol synthase domain-containing protein — protein sequence MMILKSLKRINLRKTILNYIFLIFICIATIFFINNVTKYGNNFEYNLKYLILFILLYIVSHIFRFIRFFIIYIEEKRNLKELINVYLSYTYVNYFIPFKLGDLFKILEISYMLDNSGKGFIGTWIDRFFDTLILTFILISGIGLKQFVSYKLLFYLSSFLFFSVFCYLCFRYTYLYTNRIILTKSETRKGIYILKVIEQINELYNYAKYLLKGRIPILFFISILVWIFEISSYDLFARAFNFEFNFLMIPEILTFKLFDSVEIIKISYIIFVIGISSVIFRINIRYFSKK from the coding sequence ATGATGATATTGAAAAGTTTAAAAAGAATAAATTTAAGAAAAACTATTTTGAATTACATATTTTTAATATTTATATGTATAGCAACAATATTTTTTATAAATAATGTTACAAAATATGGCAATAATTTTGAATATAATTTAAAATACTTGATATTATTTATTTTATTATATATAGTATCACATATTTTTAGATTTATTAGATTTTTTATAATTTATATCGAAGAAAAAAGAAATTTAAAAGAACTAATAAATGTTTATCTTTCATATACATACGTAAATTATTTTATACCTTTTAAATTAGGAGATTTATTTAAAATTTTGGAAATATCGTATATGCTTGATAATTCTGGAAAGGGTTTTATTGGAACCTGGATAGATAGATTTTTTGATACTTTAATATTAACATTTATTTTAATATCTGGAATAGGATTAAAACAATTTGTAAGCTATAAATTACTTTTCTATTTATCTTCGTTTTTATTTTTTTCTGTTTTTTGTTATCTTTGTTTTAGATATACATATCTGTATACAAATAGAATAATTTTAACAAAAAGTGAAACCAGAAAAGGAATTTATATTTTAAAAGTTATTGAACAAATAAATGAACTATATAATTATGCAAAATATTTGTTAAAAGGGAGAATTCCAATATTATTTTTTATAAGTATATTAGTTTGGATATTTGAAATATCATCTTATGATTTATTTGCTAGAGCTTTTAATTTTGAATTTAATTTTTTAATGATTCCTGAGATATTGACCTTTAAATTATTTGATTCAGTAGAAATAATAAAAATATCTTATATCATATTTGTTATAGGGATTTCTTCTGTTATATTTAGAATAAATATCAGATATTTTAGTAAAAAATAA
- a CDS encoding glycosyltransferase family 2 protein → MKMSIVIPCYNEEENIPIILDKFDSILENEDIEIILVNNGSTDNSDEVLKRLLPKYLFARTVLVPINKGYGYGILQGLKEAKGDFLGWMHADMQTDPQDIIRAYKILEKNNWNKNMYVKGKRKKRSFVENFFTIGMSIFETIYLREFLWDINGQPNVFSRKFYRTWIEPPKDFSFDLYVLYMGKKQKLDFKRINVLFPNRINGVSSWNTGLLSKWKLIKRIIKYSIELKKKGIR, encoded by the coding sequence ATGAAAATGTCTATAGTTATACCATGTTATAATGAAGAAGAGAATATACCGATAATTCTTGATAAATTTGATAGTATTTTGGAAAACGAAGATATAGAAATAATATTAGTTAATAACGGTTCCACTGATAATTCAGACGAAGTTTTAAAAAGATTACTTCCTAAATATTTATTTGCAAGAACTGTGCTAGTTCCTATAAATAAAGGATATGGTTATGGTATTCTTCAAGGTTTAAAAGAAGCAAAGGGGGATTTTTTAGGGTGGATGCATGCAGATATGCAGACAGATCCTCAAGATATTATAAGAGCTTATAAAATATTGGAAAAAAATAATTGGAATAAAAATATGTATGTGAAAGGAAAAAGAAAAAAAAGGTCTTTTGTTGAAAATTTTTTTACAATAGGCATGTCAATTTTTGAAACAATTTATCTTAGAGAATTTCTTTGGGATATAAATGGACAACCGAATGTATTTTCAAGAAAATTTTATAGGACATGGATAGAACCTCCAAAAGATTTTTCGTTTGATTTATACGTATTATATATGGGAAAAAAGCAAAAATTAGATTTTAAAAGAATAAATGTACTTTTTCCAAATAGAATTAATGGAGTTTCGAGTTGGAATACTGGATTATTATCTAAATGGAAATTAATAAAAAGAATAATAAAATATAGTATAGAATTAAAGAAAAAAGGTATAAGATGA
- a CDS encoding GtrA family protein: MIEIFKYGIIGALTTFLNIFIYFILRSVSNLNYILSSIIAWILALIFSFFANRNFVFEKKEKLKNKILKEFLFFAFTRYITGVLDVGIMVIGVEIFKQDDKLLKIISNIIGIILNYITSKFLIFKK; encoded by the coding sequence ATGATAGAAATTTTTAAATACGGTATAATTGGAGCATTAACTACTTTTTTGAATATCTTTATTTATTTTATTTTAAGAAGTGTTTCGAATCTGAATTATATTTTGTCAAGTATAATTGCATGGATTTTAGCCTTGATATTTTCTTTCTTTGCAAATAGAAACTTTGTTTTTGAAAAAAAAGAAAAATTGAAAAACAAAATCTTAAAAGAATTTTTATTTTTTGCTTTTACAAGATATATAACAGGGGTTTTAGATGTCGGAATTATGGTTATAGGTGTTGAAATTTTTAAACAGGATGATAAATTGTTAAAAATAATTTCCAATATAATAGGAATAATATTAAATTATATAACTTCAAAATTTTTGATTTTTAAAAAATAA
- a CDS encoding ABC transporter ATP-binding protein yields MKEIAISVENVEKSFKIYKDKGFTLKERILFFKSRNAYVKNNILRGISFDIEKGDILGIVGKNGSGKSTLLKLITKIIYPDSGNIKINGKVSSLIELGAGFHPDMTGRENIYINASIYGLTKKEIDSKLDTIIKFSELEEFIDSPIRTYSSGMYMRLAFSVAINVEAEILLIDEILSVGDANFQAKCFRKMQELKDSGITIVIVSHDLHTMEKLCNKVIWIESGKIKRSGIPNEVLKEYIEHTTEN; encoded by the coding sequence ATGAAGGAAATAGCTATAAGTGTAGAGAATGTAGAAAAGAGTTTTAAGATTTATAAGGATAAAGGATTTACATTAAAAGAAAGAATATTATTTTTTAAGAGTAGAAATGCATATGTTAAAAATAATATTCTTAGAGGAATATCTTTTGATATAGAAAAAGGAGATATTTTAGGTATAGTTGGAAAAAATGGTTCTGGAAAAAGTACTCTATTAAAATTAATTACAAAAATTATATATCCAGATTCAGGAAATATAAAAATAAATGGAAAAGTATCCAGTTTAATAGAACTTGGAGCAGGATTTCATCCAGATATGACCGGTAGAGAAAATATTTATATAAATGCTTCTATATATGGATTAACCAAAAAGGAGATTGATTCTAAGTTAGATACAATCATTAAATTTTCAGAATTAGAAGAATTTATAGATAGTCCAATTAGGACATATTCTTCCGGAATGTATATGAGGCTAGCTTTTTCAGTTGCAATTAATGTAGAAGCGGAGATACTTTTAATAGACGAGATATTATCAGTTGGAGATGCCAATTTTCAAGCAAAATGTTTTAGGAAAATGCAGGAATTAAAGGATAGTGGAATTACTATAGTTATAGTATCCCATGATTTACATACAATGGAAAAGTTATGTAATAAAGTAATCTGGATAGAATCAGGTAAAATAAAAAGAAGTGGAATTCCCAATGAAGTATTGAAAGAATATATAGAACATACTACAGAAAACTAA
- a CDS encoding ABC transporter permease, with protein MKILKEIYNYRQMIYSLVNKELKVRYKGSILGFFWTFLNPLLQLIIYTIVFSVILKSNIKNFHIYLFVGLVPWIFFTTCIQAGSVSIVANKDLVKKIYFPRIVLPIATVNAAFMNMVYTMIVVILTVSFSEVGLSWYVLLLPVIMILQYIMVLGITFIFAALDVFFRDLEYILNIVIMAWFYATPIVYSMDMVPSEYRGIFLMNPMTSIIIFYREILYYKKIPDFSFFGSAVLYSVIMIFVGYFVFEKLQKSFAEEL; from the coding sequence ATGAAAATATTGAAAGAAATATATAATTATAGGCAGATGATTTATAGTTTAGTTAATAAAGAGCTCAAAGTAAGATATAAAGGATCTATTTTAGGTTTCTTCTGGACATTTTTAAATCCGTTACTACAATTGATAATTTATACAATTGTATTTTCTGTTATTTTAAAATCTAATATAAAAAATTTTCATATTTATCTATTTGTAGGACTTGTTCCATGGATTTTTTTTACAACATGTATTCAAGCGGGATCTGTTAGTATAGTAGCTAATAAGGATTTAGTAAAAAAAATTTATTTTCCTCGAATAGTATTGCCAATAGCTACTGTAAATGCAGCATTTATGAATATGGTTTACACAATGATAGTAGTTATCCTAACAGTATCTTTTAGTGAAGTTGGATTAAGCTGGTATGTTTTATTGTTACCAGTTATCATGATTTTACAATATATAATGGTATTAGGTATTACCTTTATATTTGCTGCATTAGATGTATTCTTTAGAGATTTGGAGTATATTTTGAATATAGTTATAATGGCCTGGTTTTATGCAACACCAATTGTTTATTCAATGGATATGGTTCCTTCAGAATATAGAGGAATATTTTTAATGAATCCGATGACAAGTATTATAATATTTTATAGAGAAATATTGTATTATAAAAAAATACCAGATTTTTCATTTTTTGGAAGTGCTGTATTATATAGTGTAATTATGATATTTGTTGGATATTTTGTGTTTGAAAAATTGCAAAAAAGCTTTGCGGAGGAACTATAA
- a CDS encoding acyltransferase family protein, translating to MKKELNAINSLRFIFIFLIFIHHFDVFKLYNDKLFLENWIFEAFIGVQFFFILSGFVCSYGYKSKIITNKVLKEEFLIKRVKKIYPIYMITMLLSIIIYKISLQDVLSSVIPFLFLVQSFVPLDGFAFKFNGVAWCISNLFFFYIIFLYFLKLPLRKLLWSYAIFMLSIITIIIKFNITEELGTWFYYVNPVFRFIDFFSGVLLYEIYLRIQQYITRKKATILEFISILMLLIFMYIGISKIPLIYRWDIYYIFPISFLILVFSFDKGFISKILNNSLLKKLGKISMEFYLIHQIVLVFLVQRFYFSIGSFPELKIILMAMCISVLFSYLLNKYINKDSIFLKLKKRIK from the coding sequence TTGAAAAAAGAATTGAACGCAATAAATTCTTTAAGATTTATATTTATATTTTTGATATTTATTCATCATTTTGATGTATTCAAATTATATAATGATAAACTTTTTTTGGAAAATTGGATTTTTGAAGCTTTTATAGGTGTTCAGTTTTTCTTTATTTTATCTGGCTTTGTTTGTTCATATGGGTATAAAAGTAAGATAATAACAAATAAAGTTTTAAAGGAAGAGTTTTTGATAAAAAGAGTAAAAAAAATTTATCCTATATATATGATTACGATGCTATTGTCAATAATTATTTATAAAATATCATTACAGGATGTTCTATCATCAGTAATTCCATTTCTATTTTTAGTACAGAGTTTTGTTCCTTTAGATGGTTTTGCTTTTAAGTTTAATGGTGTGGCATGGTGTATTTCAAATTTATTTTTTTTCTATATTATATTTCTATATTTTCTAAAACTTCCTCTAAGAAAATTGTTATGGAGTTATGCAATATTCATGCTATCTATAATAACAATAATTATAAAGTTTAACATAACAGAAGAATTAGGAACATGGTTTTATTATGTAAATCCTGTTTTTCGTTTTATAGATTTTTTTAGTGGTGTATTGCTTTATGAAATTTATTTAAGAATACAACAATATATAACAAGAAAAAAAGCAACTATTTTAGAATTTATTAGTATACTAATGTTACTTATTTTTATGTATATCGGAATTAGTAAAATTCCATTAATTTATAGATGGGATATATACTATATATTTCCAATCTCCTTTTTAATTTTAGTTTTTAGTTTTGATAAAGGTTTTATTTCAAAAATTTTAAATAATTCTTTATTAAAAAAATTAGGGAAAATTAGTATGGAATTTTATTTAATTCATCAAATAGTATTAGTCTTTTTAGTTCAAAGATTTTATTTTTCAATAGGTTCTTTTCCTGAATTAAAAATAATATTAATGGCTATGTGTATAAGTGTACTATTTTCATATTTATTAAATAAATATATTAATAAAGATTCTATTTTTCTAAAATTAAAAAAGAGAATAAAGTAA